The following are from one region of the Palaeococcus ferrophilus DSM 13482 genome:
- a CDS encoding helix-turn-helix transcriptional regulator — translation MPAPENQKSRRGKSALIAFLLLALLFPQVGASGYSMDSYSIYFEVQDGGTIKETVEVVLTAQEPVNQYIFTSDYPIENPEALVEINGQTIIANVSIKNVIGDINAVYVTFPELKPNDTARIRIIFYTRGLINEVNGKQQFSYYVKFPQKVGLFYVRLYIPQGYAVLSPIMPAISKLESTENSLILEWQREDVDEGDEFYFVVGFSSPKKETFDPRILFGLVGVAFVGGIYAGMLLSERRKPKPEALKSDEEKVIELLKEGPMLQSELVKRLGFSKAKVSILLREMEEKGLIVRVKEGRTYRVELAAGET, via the coding sequence ATGCCCGCTCCTGAAAATCAAAAATCCCGAAGAGGGAAGTCAGCTCTGATAGCTTTCCTGCTCCTCGCCCTCCTCTTCCCCCAAGTGGGGGCGTCGGGCTATTCCATGGACTCCTACTCCATCTACTTCGAGGTACAGGACGGGGGGACGATAAAGGAAACCGTCGAGGTCGTTCTCACCGCCCAGGAGCCCGTCAACCAGTACATATTCACCTCTGATTACCCCATAGAGAATCCCGAGGCCCTCGTGGAGATAAACGGGCAGACTATAATAGCCAACGTCAGCATTAAGAACGTCATAGGAGACATTAACGCTGTTTATGTGACCTTCCCCGAGCTCAAACCCAACGACACTGCCAGAATCAGGATAATCTTCTACACCCGCGGCCTCATAAACGAGGTGAACGGGAAGCAGCAGTTCTCCTACTACGTGAAGTTCCCCCAGAAGGTCGGCCTCTTCTACGTCCGCCTCTACATCCCCCAGGGCTACGCCGTTCTGAGCCCCATAATGCCCGCCATAAGCAAACTGGAGAGTACGGAGAACTCGCTAATCCTCGAGTGGCAGCGCGAGGACGTTGATGAGGGGGACGAGTTCTACTTCGTGGTCGGCTTCTCGAGCCCCAAGAAAGAAACCTTTGACCCCAGAATACTCTTCGGCCTCGTGGGGGTGGCCTTCGTTGGGGGCATCTACGCGGGCATGCTACTCAGCGAGAGGCGGAAGCCGAAGCCCGAAGCGCTCAAGAGCGACGAGGAAAAGGTCATTGAGCTCCTCAAGGAGGGGCCGATGCTCCAGAGCGAGCTCGTGAAGAGGCTCGGCTTCTCCAAGGCCAAGGTCAGCATACTGCTCCGCGAGATGGAGGAGAAGGGCCTCATCGTAAGGGTCAAGGAGGGCAGGACTTACAGGGTGGAACTGGCCGCGGGGGAGACTTAA
- a CDS encoding phosphoadenosine phosphosulfate reductase domain-containing protein: MRKGPVFLGKAHIHWCERCNVPLIGERCDLHGEKGVFRLDLTPPADLRFAFEKDMEFIRSAFLEHYGVDVGEVLGGKVVLLNKTPGEDDVYEIIADGYVFGWLRFEPREVRWKPGLKVEGATALWKRFGKGMRKWVIVDSGAKEPIKKGANVLPVGVLEADESIRVGDDVVVVSEDGEVIATGIAKKDYPDLINPAERKTGVKTRHQKRINYREGRKATMDDVLRANRSALEAKVEEARRFIRKTVENTNRPAAVAFSGGKDSLAVLGLVMEELGEGFAVFFNNTGIELPETVEYVEEIKRELEPRGIRFIVADAGDAFWRALHVFSPPGRDYRWCCKVTKLGPITLTIKEHFPEGVLMFVGQRKYESERRARQPRVWRNPWVPNEIGASPIFHWNALEVWLYIFSRKLKYNPLYEDRFDRIGCFLCPSASLADFQTLKEERPELYGKWERELERWRKRFNLPEEWITHGFWRWKNLTRGQKALARDIGVELPENRSWEPVRYTYDGEKVSFNTVVNLRRIEEVAPILGEVERGEDYIKAGSVIFREDGAYTENERDATNAYYLVKRAYECVGCGVCVGKCPEGALSINPKSLKIVVDPSLCVHCMECMDVCPLLKIKNPEEGSQL, encoded by the coding sequence ATGAGAAAGGGACCCGTGTTCCTGGGAAAGGCCCACATCCACTGGTGCGAGAGGTGCAACGTCCCGCTTATAGGTGAGAGGTGCGACCTCCACGGGGAGAAGGGGGTTTTCAGACTTGACTTAACCCCTCCCGCTGACCTGCGCTTCGCCTTCGAGAAGGACATGGAGTTCATACGCTCCGCCTTCCTTGAACACTACGGCGTTGACGTGGGGGAGGTTCTGGGGGGCAAGGTTGTGCTCCTCAACAAGACGCCCGGGGAGGACGACGTTTACGAGATTATCGCGGACGGATACGTTTTCGGGTGGCTCCGCTTTGAGCCGAGGGAGGTGCGCTGGAAGCCCGGCCTCAAAGTTGAAGGCGCCACGGCACTCTGGAAGCGCTTTGGGAAGGGGATGCGAAAGTGGGTCATCGTTGATAGTGGAGCTAAGGAGCCCATAAAGAAGGGCGCCAACGTCCTCCCGGTGGGAGTGCTGGAGGCGGACGAGAGCATAAGGGTTGGAGACGACGTTGTGGTTGTGAGCGAGGACGGCGAGGTCATAGCGACGGGAATAGCCAAGAAGGACTATCCCGACCTCATTAACCCCGCCGAGAGGAAGACAGGTGTCAAAACGCGCCACCAGAAGAGGATCAACTACCGCGAGGGAAGGAAGGCGACGATGGATGATGTTTTAAGGGCAAACCGCTCCGCCCTCGAGGCGAAGGTGGAGGAGGCGAGGCGCTTCATAAGGAAGACCGTGGAGAACACGAACAGACCAGCGGCGGTGGCCTTCTCGGGTGGAAAGGACAGCCTGGCCGTTCTCGGCCTCGTGATGGAGGAGCTGGGGGAGGGCTTCGCCGTCTTCTTCAACAACACCGGGATAGAGCTCCCAGAGACGGTCGAGTACGTTGAGGAAATTAAGAGGGAGCTCGAGCCGAGGGGAATAAGGTTTATAGTGGCCGATGCCGGCGATGCATTCTGGAGGGCGCTCCACGTGTTCTCGCCGCCTGGAAGGGACTACCGCTGGTGCTGCAAGGTAACGAAGCTCGGGCCAATAACGCTCACGATAAAGGAGCACTTCCCCGAAGGTGTGCTCATGTTCGTCGGTCAGAGGAAGTACGAGAGCGAGAGGAGGGCTAGGCAGCCGAGGGTGTGGAGGAACCCATGGGTGCCGAACGAGATTGGAGCCTCCCCAATCTTCCACTGGAACGCCCTTGAGGTGTGGCTCTACATATTCTCCAGAAAACTCAAGTACAACCCCCTCTACGAGGACCGCTTCGACAGGATAGGGTGCTTCCTCTGTCCGAGCGCCTCCCTAGCCGACTTCCAGACACTCAAGGAGGAGAGGCCCGAACTCTACGGGAAGTGGGAGCGCGAGCTTGAGAGGTGGAGAAAGCGCTTCAATCTCCCCGAGGAGTGGATTACCCACGGCTTCTGGCGCTGGAAGAACCTTACCCGCGGTCAGAAGGCGCTTGCAAGGGATATCGGGGTTGAGCTCCCTGAGAACAGGTCGTGGGAGCCCGTTAGATACACCTACGACGGGGAGAAGGTGAGCTTCAACACGGTCGTGAACCTAAGGAGGATAGAGGAAGTCGCCCCAATCCTCGGCGAGGTGGAGAGGGGCGAAGACTACATAAAGGCCGGGAGCGTAATCTTCAGGGAGGATGGCGCTTACACCGAAAACGAGAGGGACGCCACCAACGCCTACTACCTCGTGAAGAGGGCCTACGAGTGCGTGGGCTGCGGCGTCTGCGTCGGCAAGTGCCCGGAGGGGGCCCTCTCGATTAACCCGAAGAGCCTCAAGATAGTGGTTGACCCATCCCTTTGCGTCCACTGCATGGAGTGTATGGACGTATGCCCGCTCCTGAAAATCAAAAATCCCGAAGAGGGAAGTCAGCTCTGA
- a CDS encoding amidohydrolase family protein, with the protein MKAITGDVLDVNGLRRDMAVLIEGEHIADVVPRERLGEYGVDEVFEGDLIIPGLVNAHTHVAMAKFRGLGEGLSTAQWLERVIWPMEREWTEKDVERWALLGIAEALSNGSTTINDHYFFAEGIARAAKRLGIRAFIGQTVMDVVDFPLAAPEKGFRFFRRWKGKDELVRPVMAPHATNTVSLELMRDIGDFARENGALIHIHLAQSEEEVREVRKRYELRPVEYLNEAGVLGENLIGVHGVYLGEDELALLGKARSTLVHCPTSNLRLEKKTINIAALRRMGVRTALGNDSPNPVGLMDPFREMFVAALAASAAGRYLSPRDVFEMATLEGARALGIRAGLVERGYLADLVVLNTRKPQFLPGEDPFSHILYSTRGSDVEMVFVGGEPVYEQGFFPGLGKRVEELTSQFSSRAPSSGE; encoded by the coding sequence ATGAAGGCTATCACTGGAGACGTGCTCGACGTCAATGGGCTCAGGAGGGATATGGCTGTTCTCATAGAGGGCGAGCACATAGCGGACGTAGTCCCGAGGGAGAGGCTCGGGGAGTACGGTGTGGATGAGGTTTTTGAGGGGGACCTTATCATCCCCGGCCTCGTTAACGCGCACACCCACGTGGCCATGGCGAAGTTTAGGGGCTTAGGGGAGGGGCTTTCAACGGCTCAGTGGCTCGAGAGGGTGATTTGGCCCATGGAGAGGGAGTGGACAGAGAAAGATGTGGAGCGCTGGGCACTGCTCGGTATAGCCGAGGCTCTCTCAAACGGCTCGACCACGATAAACGACCACTACTTCTTCGCGGAGGGCATAGCGAGGGCGGCAAAAAGGCTCGGAATAAGGGCCTTTATAGGCCAGACCGTTATGGACGTGGTGGACTTTCCGCTGGCGGCGCCGGAGAAAGGGTTCCGCTTTTTCAGGCGCTGGAAAGGGAAGGATGAACTCGTGAGGCCGGTTATGGCGCCCCACGCCACCAACACGGTCTCCCTGGAGCTCATGAGGGACATTGGAGATTTTGCACGCGAGAACGGGGCGCTCATTCACATCCACCTCGCCCAGAGCGAGGAGGAGGTCAGAGAGGTGAGGAAGCGGTATGAACTAAGGCCCGTCGAGTACCTCAATGAAGCTGGCGTCCTGGGAGAGAACCTCATAGGCGTCCACGGCGTTTACCTGGGGGAGGATGAGCTGGCTCTCCTTGGGAAGGCCCGCTCCACTCTCGTCCACTGCCCCACGAGCAACCTGCGCCTTGAGAAGAAAACCATAAACATCGCCGCCCTAAGGAGGATGGGGGTTAGAACCGCCCTCGGCAACGACTCCCCAAACCCCGTCGGCCTTATGGACCCCTTCAGGGAGATGTTCGTGGCTGCCCTGGCAGCGAGCGCCGCCGGGAGGTACCTCTCCCCGCGGGACGTCTTCGAAATGGCCACCCTTGAGGGCGCGAGGGCCCTGGGAATCAGGGCGGGCCTAGTGGAGAGGGGCTATCTGGCGGACCTCGTGGTGTTGAACACCAGAAAACCCCAGTTCCTGCCCGGAGAAGACCCCTTCTCCCACATCCTCTACTCCACCAGGGGGAGCGATGTGGAGATGGTCTTCGTCGGGGGAGAGCCCGTCTATGAGCAGGGTTTCTTCCCGGGGCTTGGAAAAAGGGTGGAGGAGCTCACCTCTCAATTTTCATCACGTGCTCCTTCATCCGGGGAATGA
- the asnS gene encoding asparagine--tRNA ligase: MIDKVYCADLKPKMEGTRVKLAGWVYRKREVGKKVFIVLRDSSGIVQTIFKKDANEEAYGEAKKVGIESSVIIEGTVRADPRAPTGVEVQADKIEVIQNVEFFPITKDASDEFLLDVRHLHLHSPKVGAILKVKRTMMQAAREWLLQDGWYEVFPPILVTGAVEGGSTLFKLKYFDRTAYLSQSAQLYLEAAIFGLEKVWSLTPSFRAEKSRTRRHLTEYWHLELEAAWMDLWDILKVEEELVSYMVQRTLELRKKEIETFRKDLTTLKNTVPPFPRVSYDEAIDILQSKGVGIEWGEDMGADEERILTQEFESPFFVYGYPKHIKAFYMKEDPEDPRKALAADLLAPEGYGEIIGGSQREDDYDKLVERILEEGMKPEDYEWYLDLRKYGSVPHSGFGLGLERLVAWVLKLDHVRWATLFPRTPSRLYP; the protein is encoded by the coding sequence GTGATTGATAAGGTTTATTGCGCTGACCTTAAACCCAAAATGGAAGGAACGAGAGTTAAGCTGGCTGGATGGGTTTATAGGAAGAGAGAGGTTGGAAAGAAGGTCTTCATAGTCCTCCGCGACTCAAGCGGGATAGTCCAGACGATATTCAAAAAGGACGCGAACGAGGAAGCATACGGGGAAGCGAAGAAAGTCGGAATAGAGTCGAGCGTCATCATCGAGGGAACGGTTAGAGCAGATCCCCGCGCGCCGACGGGCGTTGAGGTTCAGGCGGATAAGATAGAGGTAATCCAGAACGTCGAGTTCTTCCCCATAACCAAGGACGCGAGCGACGAGTTCCTTCTGGATGTCAGGCACCTCCACCTTCACTCCCCCAAGGTCGGGGCGATACTGAAGGTCAAGAGGACCATGATGCAGGCGGCACGTGAGTGGCTCCTTCAGGACGGCTGGTACGAGGTGTTCCCGCCCATACTCGTGACAGGGGCGGTGGAAGGCGGTTCGACCCTCTTCAAGCTCAAGTACTTCGACAGGACTGCCTACCTCAGCCAGTCGGCCCAGCTCTACCTTGAGGCGGCCATCTTCGGCCTTGAGAAGGTGTGGAGCCTGACCCCGAGCTTTAGGGCCGAGAAGAGCAGGACGAGGAGGCACCTCACGGAGTACTGGCACCTCGAGCTTGAGGCGGCCTGGATGGACCTCTGGGACATCCTCAAGGTGGAAGAGGAGCTTGTGAGCTACATGGTGCAGAGGACGCTTGAGCTGAGGAAGAAAGAAATAGAGACCTTCAGGAAGGACCTCACCACGCTCAAGAACACTGTTCCTCCCTTCCCGAGGGTGAGCTACGATGAGGCCATTGACATCCTTCAGAGCAAGGGCGTTGGCATAGAGTGGGGCGAGGACATGGGCGCAGATGAGGAGAGAATCCTCACCCAGGAGTTCGAGAGCCCGTTCTTCGTCTACGGTTATCCAAAGCACATCAAGGCCTTCTATATGAAGGAGGACCCGGAGGACCCGAGGAAAGCTTTAGCAGCTGACCTGCTCGCTCCCGAAGGGTACGGCGAGATAATAGGGGGCAGTCAGAGGGAGGACGACTACGACAAGCTCGTGGAAAGGATACTCGAGGAGGGCATGAAGCCGGAGGACTACGAGTGGTACCTCGACCTCAGGAAGTACGGTTCAGTTCCGCACAGCGGCTTCGGCCTCGGTCTGGAGAGGCTGGTAGCGTGGGTGCTCAAGCTCGACCACGTGAGATGGGCCACTCTCTTCCCGAGGACTCCGAGCAGGCTTTATCCGTGA
- a CDS encoding restriction endonuclease translates to MQDSKDKGKKFERFVRAFFRQVPGFEIKDNDSINIGWTDLDVVILNKNEHLKNLLGTIVVVQCKNYSEPVSWKEIAESLIQALVYKENNGGSVLATTSYLSERAKKAVDLMMGKCGKINFLAIDKEDWEQYFSSDIDEITFLENLVLNFPRKRYLKER, encoded by the coding sequence TTGCAGGATTCTAAAGATAAAGGCAAGAAGTTTGAGAGATTCGTGCGAGCTTTCTTTAGACAAGTTCCGGGTTTTGAAATTAAGGACAATGACTCCATTAATATTGGATGGACAGATTTAGATGTAGTCATTCTAAATAAAAATGAACATCTGAAGAACCTACTGGGAACTATCGTCGTAGTCCAATGTAAAAATTACTCCGAGCCAGTATCATGGAAAGAGATTGCCGAATCACTGATACAAGCCCTTGTTTACAAGGAGAACAACGGGGGAAGTGTCCTAGCAACAACATCCTATCTGTCAGAGAGAGCTAAAAAAGCCGTAGATCTAATGATGGGGAAATGTGGGAAAATAAATTTCTTGGCCATTGACAAGGAAGATTGGGAACAATACTTTAGCTCAGATATAGATGAGATTACGTTTTTGGAAAACTTAGTACTGAACTTTCCAAGAAAGAGGTATTTAAAAGAGAGATAA
- a CDS encoding YhbY family RNA-binding protein, translated as MKRLPGKVRRTLRAKYQDIPPRAWIGKKGFDEGAIGEIMTQLKKDGVVKVEIRKGALISTEMDRKAIAEKVAELTDSELLDVRGKRFILFRPREGWEKYLNRLKLKELSVEKREEKPVEKVRLDIVRFRKKFKKGRD; from the coding sequence ATGAAAAGGCTTCCAGGAAAAGTGAGAAGAACCCTAAGGGCGAAATATCAGGACATTCCCCCCAGGGCCTGGATAGGCAAGAAGGGCTTTGACGAGGGGGCCATAGGCGAGATAATGACCCAGCTAAAGAAGGACGGCGTGGTCAAGGTCGAGATCAGGAAAGGCGCGCTCATCTCTACGGAGATGGACAGAAAAGCGATAGCCGAGAAGGTGGCGGAGCTCACGGACAGCGAGCTTCTGGACGTCAGGGGCAAAAGGTTTATATTGTTCCGCCCGAGAGAGGGGTGGGAAAAGTATTTAAACCGCCTCAAGCTTAAGGAACTTTCAGTTGAGAAGCGGGAAGAAAAGCCCGTTGAGAAAGTCAGGCTCGATATCGTCCGCTTCAGGAAAAAATTCAAGAAAGGGAGGGATTGA
- a CDS encoding 30S ribosomal protein S19e, giving the protein MATVYDVPGDLLVERVAQALKEVEAIKPPEWAPFVKTGRHKERLPEQDDWWYFRVASVFRKVYVDGPVGIERLRTWYGGKKNRGHAPEHFYKASGSIIRKALQQLEKAGFLKQIPGEGRVVTPQGQAFLDKVATELKKELEEQIPELKKY; this is encoded by the coding sequence ATGGCTACGGTTTATGACGTTCCCGGTGATTTGCTCGTTGAGAGGGTCGCCCAGGCCCTTAAGGAGGTTGAGGCTATAAAGCCGCCCGAGTGGGCGCCCTTCGTGAAAACCGGCAGGCACAAGGAGAGGCTTCCCGAACAGGACGACTGGTGGTACTTCCGTGTTGCCAGCGTCTTCAGGAAGGTCTACGTTGACGGACCCGTTGGTATAGAGCGCCTTAGAACCTGGTACGGGGGTAAGAAGAACCGCGGTCACGCTCCCGAGCACTTCTACAAGGCCAGCGGGAGCATCATAAGGAAGGCCCTTCAGCAGCTCGAGAAGGCCGGGTTCCTCAAGCAGATACCCGGCGAGGGAAGGGTGGTTACTCCACAGGGCCAGGCCTTCCTTGACAAGGTTGCCACCGAGCTCAAGAAGGAGCTTGAGGAGCAGATTCCGGAGCTCAAGAAGTACTGA
- a CDS encoding DNA-binding protein, translated as MAEDIEEIRKKKLLELQKRLAEQQKAQEEQMRQQMELEAQLQAIMRRALEPEARERLARVKLVRPELAQQVELLIAQLYQAGQIREPLSDEKLKRILAQIEARTRREYRIKW; from the coding sequence GTGGCGGAGGACATCGAGGAGATAAGGAAGAAGAAGCTCCTTGAACTTCAAAAAAGACTTGCAGAGCAGCAGAAGGCTCAGGAAGAGCAGATGAGGCAGCAGATGGAGCTTGAGGCCCAGCTTCAGGCCATAATGAGGCGCGCCCTCGAGCCGGAGGCAAGAGAGAGGCTCGCTAGGGTGAAGCTCGTGAGGCCGGAGCTGGCGCAGCAGGTGGAGTTACTCATAGCCCAGCTCTACCAGGCGGGCCAGATAAGGGAGCCCCTCAGCGACGAGAAGCTCAAGAGGATCCTCGCACAGATAGAGGCCAGAACCAGGAGAGAATACCGTATAAAGTGGTGA
- a CDS encoding DUF7411 family protein, with protein MEVFHLYSGGKDSSLSAHILQLLGYEVKLVTVNFGLLDSWRFARETAERLGFEHEVLFLGREILERAAEMAIADGHPNNAIQFIHERALEAIASLPHVERVSDGTRRDDRVPFLDLPRARSLEDRFKVAYIRPLLGMGYKTVRELVERYFVVEIRESEELEKSDYEVELRHLLREMGVDPLAIFPRVHHQSRVLGWRK; from the coding sequence ATGGAGGTTTTTCACCTTTACAGCGGGGGGAAGGATTCCTCCCTCTCAGCCCACATTCTACAGCTTTTGGGGTACGAGGTTAAGCTCGTAACCGTTAACTTCGGCCTCCTCGACAGCTGGCGCTTCGCGAGGGAGACCGCGGAGAGGCTGGGTTTTGAGCATGAGGTGCTGTTCCTGGGGAGGGAGATACTCGAGAGGGCGGCTGAGATGGCCATTGCTGACGGTCATCCGAACAACGCAATACAGTTCATCCACGAGAGGGCCCTTGAGGCCATAGCCTCCCTCCCGCATGTGGAAAGGGTAAGCGACGGGACGAGACGCGATGATAGGGTTCCATTCCTCGACCTTCCGAGGGCCCGCTCGCTGGAGGACAGGTTTAAAGTTGCATACATAAGGCCCCTCCTCGGAATGGGTTACAAGACGGTGAGGGAGCTTGTGGAGAGGTACTTCGTCGTTGAAATCAGGGAGAGTGAGGAGCTTGAGAAATCCGACTACGAGGTAGAGCTCCGCCACCTCCTTCGGGAGATGGGGGTTGATCCGCTCGCAATATTCCCGCGCGTCCACCACCAGTCCCGCGTCCTCGGGTGGAGGAAATAG
- a CDS encoding SDR family oxidoreductase: MRNKLVVVTGGAGFIGSHIAEELRNDNEVIVIDNLYTGREENVPDGVSFVRADVRDYGAIAELIREADYVFHEAAQVSVVESIEDPVFTEEVNVLGTLNILKALLDGHGKLVFASSAAVYGDNPNLPLKESERPRPLSPYGVTKWAAEEYLRVFHELYGLPVVALRYFNVFGPRQGANQYAGVINIFINHALKGEPLVIFGDGKQTRDFIYVRDVVKANILAAESSGADGRVFNVGTGKSTSVLELATKVLEITGSNGSILFDKPRPGDIRHSLADIGEIKRLGFKPEWSLEEGLKKTVEWYRTTSGIS; this comes from the coding sequence ATGAGGAACAAGCTCGTTGTGGTTACAGGCGGTGCAGGGTTCATAGGCTCCCACATCGCGGAGGAACTCAGGAATGACAACGAGGTTATTGTGATAGACAACCTCTACACGGGAAGGGAGGAGAACGTTCCGGATGGCGTTTCCTTCGTGAGGGCTGATGTAAGGGACTACGGAGCGATAGCCGAGCTGATAAGAGAGGCGGACTACGTCTTCCACGAGGCGGCGCAGGTGAGTGTCGTCGAGAGCATCGAAGACCCGGTTTTCACGGAGGAAGTGAACGTTTTGGGGACGCTGAACATACTAAAAGCCCTCCTCGATGGTCACGGGAAGCTGGTCTTCGCCTCCTCGGCGGCGGTCTACGGCGACAATCCGAACCTGCCGCTCAAGGAAAGTGAAAGGCCCAGACCCCTCTCGCCCTACGGCGTTACCAAGTGGGCAGCGGAGGAATACCTCCGCGTTTTCCACGAGCTCTACGGTCTTCCGGTCGTTGCGCTCCGCTACTTCAACGTCTTCGGGCCGAGACAGGGTGCCAACCAGTACGCGGGGGTGATAAACATCTTCATAAACCACGCGCTGAAGGGAGAACCCCTCGTTATCTTCGGCGACGGGAAGCAGACGCGCGACTTCATCTACGTCAGGGACGTGGTTAAGGCAAACATCCTCGCGGCGGAGAGCTCGGGGGCGGACGGTAGAGTCTTCAACGTGGGCACCGGGAAAAGTACGAGCGTGCTTGAGCTCGCGACCAAGGTGCTCGAGATAACCGGCTCCAACGGCTCGATACTCTTCGACAAACCGAGACCCGGCGACATAAGGCACAGCCTCGCGGACATCGGCGAGATCAAAAGGCTCGGCTTTAAGCCGGAGTGGAGCCTCGAAGAGGGGCTGAAGAAGACGGTGGAGTGGTACAGAACTACCTCCGGGATTTCCTAA
- a CDS encoding signal peptidase I, with product MRKSLSSLLFYALILLSLTALSLRLIGVQYSVILTDSMEPTINPLDVVVVLPSSSIEKGDVVMYRLGMEGEEYLIVHRVVAIKGDHLVTKGDNREYVDPWDVSRERVVGKVVLRLPRLGALSLFVIRVYPFVFPVLMGALAYLTMRTYLEGSTRRHRSLRPTRDAVQVRRKKVVHHMRKKGLLLLFLVLSNYSLAAPLELDAQAIGEGTGAVVSPVSSGQVCVPYEYYYIVYLLGVPVGDGTAPIDSVGLVYSGNFSAELPAGSEVYTIFIRGGRVDGVGNVTLTSPLPAGYYVALNLTAPVRTRNALMDELNLVVTSSERTPFPSPSMVLEVQKLGMGTKTGNYGDVRVYLGRVDDGILTYDVFLDLRCFEVSFGGPTKAVSMYGTVKAVEKGNTDSFASLELLVRGDFSPEGALRKSRR from the coding sequence ATGAGGAAATCTCTATCTTCCCTTTTGTTTTATGCTCTGATTCTCCTATCGCTAACGGCCCTTTCCCTACGCCTTATCGGTGTGCAGTACTCTGTTATCCTCACGGATTCCATGGAGCCAACGATAAACCCCCTCGATGTGGTCGTGGTTCTTCCCTCCAGTAGCATCGAGAAGGGCGACGTGGTGATGTACCGGCTCGGTATGGAAGGTGAGGAGTATCTCATAGTTCACAGGGTCGTGGCGATCAAGGGAGACCACCTCGTGACGAAGGGCGACAACAGGGAGTACGTTGACCCGTGGGACGTGAGCAGAGAGCGGGTGGTGGGAAAGGTGGTGCTGAGACTTCCCCGCCTTGGCGCCCTTTCGCTCTTCGTAATCAGGGTTTACCCCTTCGTCTTTCCAGTGCTCATGGGGGCACTGGCGTACCTTACCATGAGAACATACCTCGAGGGGAGCACGCGCAGGCACAGGAGTTTGAGGCCCACTAGGGACGCTGTCCAGGTCAGAAGAAAAAAAGTCGTCCACCACATGAGGAAAAAAGGCCTTTTGTTGCTCTTTCTCGTGCTCTCAAACTACTCCTTAGCAGCGCCCCTGGAGCTTGATGCGCAGGCCATAGGTGAGGGGACGGGAGCCGTGGTGAGTCCCGTTTCCTCCGGCCAGGTCTGCGTGCCCTACGAGTACTACTACATCGTCTACCTCCTTGGAGTGCCCGTGGGGGATGGAACGGCACCAATAGACAGCGTTGGTCTCGTTTACTCCGGGAACTTCAGCGCGGAGCTCCCCGCGGGAAGCGAGGTTTACACCATCTTCATTAGAGGTGGTAGGGTTGATGGCGTCGGCAACGTGACGCTTACATCTCCCCTGCCCGCGGGCTACTACGTGGCCCTGAATCTGACCGCCCCCGTAAGGACGAGGAACGCCCTCATGGACGAGCTCAACCTCGTGGTTACCTCCTCAGAGAGAACGCCATTCCCGAGCCCCTCAATGGTTCTTGAGGTTCAGAAGCTCGGAATGGGCACAAAAACCGGGAACTACGGGGACGTGAGGGTTTACCTTGGAAGGGTTGATGACGGCATCTTAACGTACGACGTCTTCCTCGACCTGAGGTGCTTCGAGGTCTCCTTTGGAGGGCCCACAAAAGCAGTTAGCATGTACGGAACCGTCAAAGCGGTGGAAAAAGGGAACACGGATAGTTTCGCCAGCCTGGAGCTTCTCGTCAGAGGGGACTTCTCACCAGAGGGGGCACTTAGGAAATCCCGGAGGTAG
- the pfdA gene encoding prefoldin subunit alpha, translated as MIMEEEIQKLAYEYQLLQAQAQLLAQNLELLTLGKNEFQAVKETLEALKKGEGTPEVLIPIGAGSFLRGRIEDMEHAIVSVGAGYATEKSIEDAVEYLSKRIKEYEEAIAKTQNALAEIEKRLQQLSQRAQEIQEKQALKFNVPRGS; from the coding sequence ATGATTATGGAGGAGGAGATTCAAAAGCTCGCTTACGAGTATCAGCTTCTTCAGGCGCAGGCCCAGCTCCTTGCCCAGAACCTTGAGCTCCTCACACTGGGGAAGAACGAGTTCCAGGCAGTTAAAGAGACCCTCGAAGCCCTCAAGAAGGGGGAGGGAACTCCTGAGGTGCTGATTCCAATAGGTGCGGGCTCATTCCTGAGGGGCAGGATCGAGGACATGGAGCACGCGATAGTGAGCGTTGGAGCGGGCTACGCCACAGAGAAGAGCATTGAAGATGCCGTCGAGTACCTCTCCAAAAGGATTAAGGAGTACGAGGAGGCCATAGCCAAGACACAGAACGCCCTGGCGGAGATAGAGAAGCGCCTGCAGCAGCTGTCACAGAGGGCCCAGGAAATCCAGGAAAAGCAGGCCCTTAAGTTCAACGTGCCCAGGGGGTCGTAA
- the rpl18a gene encoding 50S ribosomal protein L18Ae has protein sequence MQVKVFRIKGVFERNGKKENFTKEYRGIKEEDVIELLYSEIGSKHRVKRNKIWIESVEEIAPEEAEDAIVRKLSLELA, from the coding sequence ATGCAGGTTAAGGTCTTCAGGATAAAGGGTGTCTTCGAGAGGAACGGAAAGAAGGAGAACTTCACCAAGGAATACCGCGGAATTAAGGAGGAGGACGTCATCGAGCTCCTCTACTCCGAGATAGGCAGCAAGCACCGCGTCAAAAGGAACAAGATATGGATTGAGAGCGTCGAGGAGATAGCCCCCGAGGAGGCCGAGGACGCTATCGTTAGAAAGCTCAGCCTCGAGCTCGCCTGA